From the genome of Methanoregula boonei 6A8:
ATTTTTGCGTTCGAGCACGTACCGGGCATCCACGATTCCCGCCATGGATGCAATGACCACCGGCGTCTTTACCACGTGATCGTTAATAACAAGGCCGTACCGTTCGAACGCATCCATCATAAGTTCATATCAGTTGCGAGTTGCATCGGAAATATCCTTTGGATCGGAACACTCATGCCCAAGCATGATATGCGGGGAATTTGGCATAGCCAAAAAAAGGAAATCCTTTCACCGTGAAACTCGCGCTTTTCCCAATCTGCTGTCTCTCGTTCGCGGACGATCCAAATGACAAACCATTATTACGATCACATCCCATTTTTCATACGTAATGTGTTATCGTGGGAAAAAGTACACGAATCTCAATAAACACAGAACGGTCTCAACAGCGGAGTTACCCCCATGAGTAAAAAGGGAATGTTACTGGTAGGCCATGGCAGCACCATGCCCTACAACAAGGAGCTCATCGAATCCACGGCAAAGATGATCGCAGCGCAGACCCCCGAGTTTGTGGTAAAATGCGGTTTTATGAATATCAATAAGCCCTCGATCAAGGAATCACTTGCCGAGTTTTCCAAAGAAAATATCGATGCACTTGTTGTTGTCCCGCTCTTTCTTGCAAAAGGCGTCCACATTGAAAAAGACATCCCCGGCGAGATCGGCCTCCCTGAGGGAACCAAGAAGGGCACGTTCGGGCTCAACGGGAAGACCATCCCGCTCGTGTACGCCGATCCCATCGGGATCGACCCGCTCCTTGCCGAGCTGATGGTCAAGAACGCCCACAAAGCCCTTGCACACGTCTGACCGCATATGCGGGTACTGGTCCTCGATACGATCCATGGCGGAACGGAGATAGGGCGAGCCTTTGCACGGGTCGGTCACACCGTTGATGCTGTGGACGTGTACCGGGGGACTACACCCGACTCAGCAGACCGGGCCGCAACAGCCACGTATGATCTGGTGACAGCCCCGGTCCATCTCGATCCCTCCCACCCGCTCCTTGCCGGGCGAACGGAACCGGTGATCACCCACCATGAGGCCGTGCGGCGCCTGCTTGCAGGGAAAATACCCCATCCGATGATCGAGATCACCGGGACCCGGGGAAAAACAACAACAGCATATGCCCTCGCACATATCCTTGCCGGGGCCGGTCTCCTTCACACTTCGACCGGCACGTACGCGATGCCCGGCCGCCGGCTGCTTTTCAAAAAGAGTATTACCCCGGCCTCGGTGCTGGATGCAGCAGGAGAGGCCATTGCCCTCAAAGGCTGGCTTGTGGCAGAAGAATCGCTGGGGGTAACCGGGGCCGGCGACCTTTCCATCATTACCTCCCCTGTCGATTACCGGTGCGCAGCCGGGAAAAAGAGCGCGCTTGCAGAGAAGGTGACAGCTGCCCAAAAAAGCCCGCTGCTTCTCTGTGCCCCGGGCGTCGCGTCCGGCGGGCACCCGAATGCCGTGCATCTGGATGATGTGGCAACGG
Proteins encoded in this window:
- the cfbA gene encoding sirohydrochlorin nickelochelatase, coding for MSKKGMLLVGHGSTMPYNKELIESTAKMIAAQTPEFVVKCGFMNINKPSIKESLAEFSKENIDALVVVPLFLAKGVHIEKDIPGEIGLPEGTKKGTFGLNGKTIPLVYADPIGIDPLLAELMVKNAHKALAHV
- the cfbE gene encoding coenzyme F430 synthase gives rise to the protein MRVLVLDTIHGGTEIGRAFARVGHTVDAVDVYRGTTPDSADRAATATYDLVTAPVHLDPSHPLLAGRTEPVITHHEAVRRLLAGKIPHPMIEITGTRGKTTTAYALAHILAGAGLLHTSTGTYAMPGRRLLFKKSITPASVLDAAGEAIALKGWLVAEESLGVTGAGDLSIITSPVDYRCAAGKKSALAEKVTAAQKSPLLLCAPGVASGGHPNAVHLDDVATVNGDRCSITVAGRSGTFANPLLALPGYRVPLALAGTAALLLGQNPAPLSTFPGVPGRMEVRKEQGILVIDNANSGTNAETTIEAARYARDCSGSPEITLVIGTVKGDGAVCEGFPEDQILSAIRTTRPRTLIRVGNPPKCSEIPGLPAIDAVCQTLEEAERCARERTQTGAIVLAVKTWR